The sequence below is a genomic window from Methylophilus sp. DW102.
GATTCCAAGCGTGTGGGTTCAGGTATTTTGCTGCAATCTGCCGACAACCATGAGATGCACATGGCAGACCTGAAAGTGGTCACCAAACTGCAACCAACGCCACAACAAATGCAAGACCTGCTGTTTGCCTGGAATGTGGCTAAATACGTCAAGTCCAACGCCATCGTATTCTGTGGCAATGGCATGACCTTAGGCGTGGGCGCAGGCCAGATGAGCCGTGTCGACAGTACCAAAATCGCCGCCATCAAGGCGCAAAATGCCGGCTTGAGCCTGCAAGGTTCAGTGGTCGCTTCTGACGCATTTTTCCCGTTCCGGGACGGCGTAGACGTACTGGCCGATGCAGGCGCGAGTTGCGTGATCCATCCCGGTGGTAGCATGCGCGATGAGGAAGTGATTGCGGCGGCTGATGAACGTGGCCTGGCCATGGTCGTGACCGGCATTCGCCACTTTAGACATTAATTCTATTTGCCACAGAGAACACAAAGAACATCTTCAAAGCATTCCGTCTTTGAGTGCTACTCTGTGTCTTCTGAGTTCTCTATGGCTCAAACTTAATCAGGTAATAAAAGATGAAAATTTTAGTGATTGGTTCTGGCGGTCGTGAGCACGCACTGGCCTGGAAAGCCGCACAAAACAAAGCAGTGAGCCGCGTTTATGTTGGTCCCGGTAATGCAGGCACCGCGACAAATCCTGACATGATCAATGTGCCGATAACCAAAATCGATGAGTTGGTGAAATTTGCCGAAGATGAGCAGATTGCCCTGACCATTGTTGGCCCGGAAGCCCCGTTATCGCAAGGCGTGGTCGATGCATTCCGCGCCGCTGACCTGAAGATTTTTGGCCCGACTAAAGCAGCGGCACAATTGGAAAGCTCCAAGGATTTTGCCAAAGCATTTATGGTCCGCCACAACATCCCTACCGCCAAATACCAGACCTTCAGCGAGGTCGCACCAGCGCATGCCTACATTGATGCCAATGGCGCACCCATCGTTATCAAGGCGGACGGCCTGGCGGCCGGCAAAGGCGTGGTGGTTGCCATGACATTGGAAGAGGCCCACGCCGCAGTCGATGCAATGCTGGCTGACAATAAGCTTGGCGATGCCGGTGCACGCGTAGTCATTGAAGAATTTTTGACTGGAGAGGAAGCCAGCTTCATGGTCATGGTCGATGGCAAAAACATCTTGCCGCTCGCCACCAGCCAGGACCACAAACGCCTGCTTGATGCCGACCAAGGCCCCAACACCGGCGGCATGGGCGCTTACTCGCCTGCGCCAGTGGTGACGCCAGAGATCCACGCCAAAGCCATGCGCGAGATTATTGTGCCTACTGTTGAAGGCATGGCCAAAGATGGCATCCCGTATACCGGCTTTCTGTACGCCGGGTTGATGATTACACCGGCAGGCGATGTGAAAACACTGGAGTTCAACTGCCGCATGGGTGACCCCGAAACGCAGCCCATCATGATGCGCCTGAAATCAGACCTGGTCGAACTGGCTGAACACGCAGTCAATGGCACGCTGGACCAGGCACAAGCAGAATGGGACAGACGTTTTGCCTTGGGTGTGGTGATGGCAAGCGCCAATTACCCGGATACCCCCAGATTGGGCGATGAAATTCATGGCTTGCCGAAAGACGTACAGGATGGTCATGTGTTCCACGCTGGCACCACCCTCAAGGACGGCAAGGTAGTCACCAGTGGCGGTCGCGTCTTGTGTGTGACGGCCTTGGGCGAAACGGTCAAGTTTGCGCAACAGCAAGCTTATAAAGTACTGGAACAAATCCAGTTCGACGGTGCTCAGTACCGTAAAGATATCGGTTACCGCGCCATCAAAAACTAAGCTGTCATGACAAACCAGATCCAACCCCAGGCCGTCTTTGATTACCTGCAAGGCTTGCAGGCCCGTATTGTCGAAGCCATTGAACTCGTCGATGGCAAAACCTTTTTGCAGGATAGCTGGCAGCGCCCTGAAGGTGGGGGCGGGAACTCTTGCCTGCTGGAAGGCGGCAACGTGTTTGAGCGGGCTGGGGTTGGCTTTTCACATGTGCTCGGCAACAAGCTGCCGCCTGCGGCCAGCGTCGCACATCCCGAAGCAGCGGGCCGCCCCTGGGAGGCCATGGGCGTCTCCCTGGTGTTTCACCCGCACAACCCCTATGTGCCGACCGTACACATGAATGTGCGTTTTTTTGTCGCGCGGGCGCAACAGGCGGGTGAAGAGGATATCTGGTGGTTTGGCGGCGGCATGGATCTGACGCCTTACTATGGCTTTGAAGACGATTGCATCCACTTTCACCGCGTTAATAAAGAAGCGCTGGCTGCCTTTGGCGCCGATTATTACCCCAAATTCAAAAAAGACTGTGATGCTTACTTTTTCCTCAAGCATCGCAAGGAGCCGCGCGGAATCGGCGGTGTCTTTTTTGATGACTTTAGTGAATTGGGCTTTGAAAAAAGCTTTGCCTTGCAACGTGCGGTGGGTGATGCCTTTATCAATGCCTATTTGCCCATTGTGCAACGGCGTAAAGAGACGCCTTATGGCGAACGCGAACGCGATTTCCAGGCTTATCGCAGAGGCCGTTATGTTGAGTTCAACCTGATTTTTGATCGCGGCACGATCTTTGGGTTACAGTCCAATGGCCGTACAGAGTCCATCTTGCTCTCTATGCCGCCCATCGTTAAATGGCGCTATGACTGGAAACCTGAAGCCCGTAGCGCAGAGGCCAAACTGTATACTGACTTTTTGATTGAAAAGGACTGGGTTTAATATGCGAGTTTCAGTAGAAGCCAGACAACACGCGCAAGCCCTGCTGGATTTTATTGATCAAAGCCCCAGCCCTTGGCACGCGGTAGACACGGTCGCAAGCCGACTCAAGGCGCATGGCTTTAAAAACCTGCGTGAAAACGAACCTTGGCAATTCAAGGCAGGGGGTAAATATTTCGTAGTGCGTGATGGCGGCTCCATCATTGCCTTTGTACTTGGTCAACAAGCCCTTCCCGACAGCGGCCTGCGCATTGTCGGCGCGCATACCGACTCACCCGGCCTGCGCCTGAAACCGCATGCAGCTTACAGCACAGAAGGTCTGGCGCAACTAGGGGTAGAAGTCTATGGCGGCCCCATTCTGGCCACTTTTACCGACCGCGACTTGAGTCTGGCCGGTCGTGTGGTGCTCCGCACCCCTGAGGGCCTGCAAACGCGTCTGGTCAAATTGGAGCAGCCGATGGCGCGTCTGCCCAATCTGGCCATACACATGAACCGCGAAGTGAATGAAAAAGGCCTGGTACTCAACAAGCAAACCGGTCTGCCCCTGATTTTTGGTCACGCAGCCAACAGCACCGAAGCCAAACAATTGCTGATTGATACACTCGCCGGCAAACTGGCCGTGCCCGCAGACGTCATTGCTGGCTGGGATCT
It includes:
- the purD gene encoding phosphoribosylamine--glycine ligase — protein: MKILVIGSGGREHALAWKAAQNKAVSRVYVGPGNAGTATNPDMINVPITKIDELVKFAEDEQIALTIVGPEAPLSQGVVDAFRAADLKIFGPTKAAAQLESSKDFAKAFMVRHNIPTAKYQTFSEVAPAHAYIDANGAPIVIKADGLAAGKGVVVAMTLEEAHAAVDAMLADNKLGDAGARVVIEEFLTGEEASFMVMVDGKNILPLATSQDHKRLLDADQGPNTGGMGAYSPAPVVTPEIHAKAMREIIVPTVEGMAKDGIPYTGFLYAGLMITPAGDVKTLEFNCRMGDPETQPIMMRLKSDLVELAEHAVNGTLDQAQAEWDRRFALGVVMASANYPDTPRLGDEIHGLPKDVQDGHVFHAGTTLKDGKVVTSGGRVLCVTALGETVKFAQQQAYKVLEQIQFDGAQYRKDIGYRAIKN
- the hemF gene encoding oxygen-dependent coproporphyrinogen oxidase, with the protein product MTNQIQPQAVFDYLQGLQARIVEAIELVDGKTFLQDSWQRPEGGGGNSCLLEGGNVFERAGVGFSHVLGNKLPPAASVAHPEAAGRPWEAMGVSLVFHPHNPYVPTVHMNVRFFVARAQQAGEEDIWWFGGGMDLTPYYGFEDDCIHFHRVNKEALAAFGADYYPKFKKDCDAYFFLKHRKEPRGIGGVFFDDFSELGFEKSFALQRAVGDAFINAYLPIVQRRKETPYGERERDFQAYRRGRYVEFNLIFDRGTIFGLQSNGRTESILLSMPPIVKWRYDWKPEARSAEAKLYTDFLIEKDWV